The following proteins come from a genomic window of Maribacter sp. HTCC2170:
- a CDS encoding tetratricopeptide repeat protein, which translates to MSFIKMRSFSKLFSFSLLFSVLLSCGDDKKAEYEKVPQKNPNAIFASTAQIADANFLGDDACKQCHQAEFKDWEGSHHDKAMQLAKRETILADFDGEKFNSQGITSKFYSKGDDFFVNTEGPDGNYHDYKIIYTFGITPLQQYIVEFPDGRFQCLRTAWDTEKNKWFDLYPDFKVVHSEWLHWSRGGLNWNTMCSDCHSTNVRKNYKEETNGYNTEFALINVSCEACHGPGKEHADKATKLGENYKASGSMQMIPGTQPKKLVDQCARCHMRREQISELFNFEGTMLDHYFPQLITERLYHLDGQILDEDYVYGSFVQSKMYLNDVTCTDCHNAHSLELKFEGNQLCAQCHVPEQYDTPKHHFHEVVSEGGQCINCHMTGRFYMGNDFRRDHSFRIPRPDLSLKYGTPNACTQCHDDKDDEWAWQTFQEQYGVPDYQHFSELLASGLSGDPHGKESLLTLMNDTLQPEIARASAVRGLQYYMNENDVANLITFLNDSSPVVRASTLDVLGEINSTDYTTYLFPLLKDPKRSVRVKAFYALGGLTENQVPADYKEVYQKVKTEFLTYLEATAEFAGGKAKEANYHLKKGDVANAIDNYEKALKIDNLNNMVRTSLANLYYRNGKLNEAETAFKLIIKQEPEYGPTYYSLALLLAETGRNNEAIIQLEKAMTHMPENLRVYYNLGLLYDSVNETKKAKEAIIKGLKVYPSNEELLYTLAFFHSKYGEIDRAREIGLQLVQLFPNNTNYSNFLRQLPALD; encoded by the coding sequence ATGAGTTTTATTAAAATGAGGAGTTTTTCAAAGCTATTTTCTTTTTCCCTCCTATTTAGTGTTCTACTCTCTTGTGGAGATGACAAAAAAGCTGAATATGAAAAAGTTCCTCAGAAAAACCCAAATGCAATTTTTGCGTCTACAGCTCAAATTGCCGATGCAAATTTCTTAGGGGATGATGCATGCAAACAATGCCATCAAGCTGAATTTAAGGATTGGGAGGGTTCACACCATGACAAAGCTATGCAATTGGCTAAAAGGGAAACCATTTTGGCAGACTTTGATGGTGAAAAATTCAACAGTCAAGGTATTACGTCAAAGTTTTATTCCAAAGGTGATGACTTCTTCGTGAATACTGAAGGGCCCGATGGCAATTACCATGACTATAAAATCATATATACATTTGGTATAACCCCCTTACAACAATATATTGTTGAATTCCCTGATGGAAGGTTTCAATGTTTAAGAACAGCTTGGGACACTGAAAAAAACAAATGGTTTGATTTATATCCTGATTTTAAGGTCGTGCATTCAGAATGGTTGCACTGGTCAAGAGGAGGTTTAAACTGGAACACCATGTGTTCTGATTGCCATTCAACCAATGTTCGAAAGAACTATAAAGAGGAAACAAACGGGTATAATACCGAATTCGCTTTAATTAATGTGAGTTGTGAAGCCTGCCATGGTCCTGGAAAAGAACATGCTGATAAGGCTACAAAATTAGGTGAAAATTACAAGGCATCTGGGTCCATGCAAATGATACCTGGAACACAGCCAAAGAAATTAGTGGATCAATGTGCAAGGTGCCATATGCGTAGGGAGCAGATTTCAGAATTATTCAATTTTGAAGGAACCATGCTAGATCATTATTTTCCGCAATTGATAACAGAAAGACTCTACCATTTAGACGGACAGATATTAGACGAGGATTATGTCTACGGCTCTTTTGTACAGAGTAAAATGTACTTGAATGACGTTACTTGTACTGATTGTCACAATGCACATTCCTTAGAGCTCAAATTTGAAGGAAATCAACTCTGTGCACAATGTCATGTTCCCGAGCAATATGATACTCCAAAGCATCATTTTCACGAAGTTGTCTCTGAAGGTGGTCAATGTATTAATTGCCATATGACCGGGCGATTTTATATGGGGAATGATTTTAGAAGAGACCATAGTTTTAGGATTCCAAGACCAGATTTAAGCTTAAAATATGGCACGCCAAATGCATGTACCCAATGCCATGACGACAAAGACGATGAGTGGGCCTGGCAAACTTTCCAAGAACAATATGGTGTTCCTGATTATCAACATTTTTCAGAACTTTTGGCTTCAGGTTTAAGTGGTGACCCCCATGGAAAAGAATCGCTCCTTACTTTAATGAATGATACGCTGCAACCAGAAATCGCAAGAGCTTCAGCAGTTCGAGGGCTACAATATTATATGAATGAAAATGATGTTGCCAACTTAATTACATTCTTGAATGATTCGTCCCCCGTAGTTAGAGCGTCAACTTTGGATGTTTTGGGTGAAATTAACAGTACTGATTATACTACATACTTATTCCCTCTATTAAAAGATCCAAAGAGATCTGTACGGGTCAAAGCATTTTATGCTTTAGGAGGATTGACAGAAAACCAAGTTCCTGCTGACTATAAAGAAGTATATCAAAAAGTCAAAACTGAGTTTCTAACATACTTGGAGGCCACCGCTGAATTTGCAGGCGGAAAAGCCAAGGAAGCCAATTATCATTTAAAGAAGGGAGATGTGGCAAATGCGATTGATAATTATGAAAAGGCTTTGAAAATAGACAACCTCAACAACATGGTGAGAACAAGTTTGGCCAATCTTTATTATAGAAATGGAAAACTGAACGAAGCAGAGACTGCTTTTAAACTCATTATAAAGCAAGAACCGGAATATGGGCCAACTTATTACTCCTTAGCTTTATTACTCGCAGAAACCGGCAGAAACAATGAGGCCATTATACAACTGGAAAAGGCCATGACCCACATGCCAGAAAATCTAAGAGTATATTATAATCTCGGTTTATTGTACGATAGCGTCAATGAAACTAAGAAAGCCAAAGAAGCTATTATCAAAGGTCTTAAGGTGTACCCCTCTAATGAAGAACTGTTATATACGCTCGCTTTTTTCCATTCTAAATACGGAGAAATTGACAGGGCAAGAGAGATAGGTTTACAGCTTGTTCAATTGTTTCCGAACAACACTAATTATTCTAATTTTCTTCGACAATTGCCGGCATTAGATTAA